A region of Novipirellula aureliae DNA encodes the following proteins:
- a CDS encoding acyl carrier protein: MALSQDEIFAKVQEALIDALGVDDDEVTTDATLVGDLGAESIDFLDIVFKLEKAFDITIPREELSPEDVLTNTQYVQDGKVTAEGLVELKTRMPWADLSEFEKNPRVENFGNLLTVGDLCNYVEAKLGA, encoded by the coding sequence ATGGCTCTTTCTCAAGACGAAATTTTTGCCAAAGTCCAAGAAGCACTGATCGACGCATTGGGCGTTGACGATGACGAAGTGACCACCGATGCTACCTTGGTCGGAGATTTGGGCGCCGAATCAATTGACTTTTTGGACATTGTTTTCAAACTCGAAAAAGCATTTGACATTACCATCCCCCGTGAAGAACTTTCGCCCGAAGATGTCTTGACCAATACGCAATACGTTCAAGATGGCAAGGTAACCGCCGAGGGACTGGTTGAACTGAAGACACGAATGCCTTGGGCAGACTTGTCAGAATTCGAAAAAAACCCTCGCGTTGAGAATTTTGGCAACTTGCTAACGGTTGGCGATTTGTGCAATTATGTCGAAGCCAAGCTCGGAGCGTAA
- a CDS encoding 3-hydroxyacyl-ACP dehydratase FabZ family protein, with protein MRWFWVDRFTEFVSGSHAHGIKNVSLDEEVVDEYSPGFPLLPPTLVLEGIAQLGGILVSEHFQFKKRCVLAKVGKAVYHRFARPGDQLCYKVKMESVHDTGATVSATSYIDDSLHAEIELMFAFLEEGRFTDGPLFGPGDLEAMLRLMNFFHVAVDASGNPVPVYDCL; from the coding sequence ATGCGTTGGTTTTGGGTCGACCGTTTTACTGAATTTGTTAGTGGCAGCCACGCGCACGGGATCAAAAATGTCTCGTTAGACGAAGAGGTTGTGGATGAATACAGCCCAGGATTCCCCCTCCTACCACCAACTTTGGTGCTTGAAGGGATCGCCCAACTTGGCGGAATTTTGGTTTCTGAGCATTTCCAGTTCAAAAAACGTTGCGTTTTGGCGAAGGTCGGCAAGGCGGTTTACCATCGCTTTGCACGTCCGGGTGATCAGCTTTGCTACAAAGTCAAGATGGAGTCGGTTCACGATACCGGTGCGACCGTTTCGGCCACCAGCTATATTGACGACAGCCTGCATGCTGAAATCGAATTGATGTTCGCGTTTTTAGAAGAGGGACGCTTCACCGATGGACCACTTTTTGGCCCCGGTGATCTTGAAGCAATGCTGCGACTCATGAATTTCTTTCATGTCGCAGTGGACGCTTCTGGTAACCCTGTCCCGGTTTATGATTGTCTGTAG
- a CDS encoding beta-ketoacyl-[acyl-carrier-protein] synthase family protein: MRRRVVVTGIGMINPMGHDAPTVWAGLQEGKSGVAKTTLFDASGFPTKISAEVKDWDVSKVGESVQAWSNRGRHTRFAIGAAKQAVEDSGVLAAITDPTRFGVYMGSGEGNQDFTTFSRMMSAALAEGDYDASKFIAKGLELLDPAKELEQEPNMPAAHLATMFNAQGPNMNCLTACAASSQAVGEATEIIRRGDADFMLAGGTHSMIHPLGVTGFNLLTAMSESNEEPTKASRPFDRLRNGFVLGEGSAMIVLEELESARRRGANIYGEVAGYGSTADAYRVTDIPPDGHGGIAAMRMAIADAGLNPSDIDYVNAHGTSTTVNDRVETKACKEVFGENAMKVPISSTKSMMGHLIAAGGVTEMIVCLLAIRDSVLPPTINYENPDPDCDLDYVPNVARKANVSNALNNSFGFGGQNVTLCIRRVE, from the coding sequence ATGCGTCGCCGTGTCGTCGTCACTGGTATCGGAATGATTAACCCGATGGGCCATGACGCGCCTACCGTTTGGGCAGGCCTTCAAGAAGGTAAAAGCGGTGTCGCCAAAACCACACTGTTCGACGCCTCAGGCTTCCCCACCAAGATAAGTGCCGAAGTCAAAGACTGGGACGTCAGCAAGGTTGGCGAATCGGTCCAAGCGTGGTCGAATCGAGGCCGACACACCCGCTTTGCTATCGGTGCGGCGAAACAAGCGGTAGAGGACAGCGGTGTGCTCGCTGCGATTACCGATCCGACCCGCTTCGGCGTTTACATGGGCAGTGGCGAAGGGAATCAAGATTTCACAACGTTTAGCCGTATGATGTCCGCTGCTTTGGCGGAGGGTGACTATGACGCATCAAAGTTCATCGCCAAAGGCTTGGAACTGCTGGATCCTGCCAAGGAACTTGAACAGGAACCTAACATGCCTGCCGCTCACTTGGCGACCATGTTCAATGCACAAGGCCCCAACATGAACTGCCTTACCGCCTGTGCGGCTAGCAGCCAAGCGGTCGGCGAAGCGACCGAGATCATTCGCCGAGGCGATGCCGACTTCATGCTCGCCGGAGGTACCCACAGCATGATCCATCCTCTCGGCGTGACCGGATTCAACCTCCTGACCGCAATGAGCGAGAGCAACGAGGAACCCACCAAGGCGAGCCGCCCGTTCGACCGCCTGCGCAACGGGTTCGTCCTCGGGGAGGGTTCCGCAATGATTGTGCTCGAAGAATTGGAATCCGCTCGCCGTCGGGGAGCAAACATTTATGGTGAAGTGGCCGGTTACGGCAGTACCGCCGACGCTTACCGTGTGACCGACATCCCGCCCGACGGGCACGGCGGGATCGCGGCAATGCGAATGGCCATTGCTGATGCCGGCTTGAATCCCTCCGATATCGACTACGTCAACGCGCACGGCACGAGCACCACCGTTAACGATCGAGTTGAAACGAAAGCGTGTAAGGAAGTCTTTGGCGAAAACGCGATGAAGGTGCCCATTAGTAGCACCAAGAGCATGATGGGGCACTTGATCGCCGCAGGTGGTGTGACCGAAATGATCGTTTGCCTGCTGGCAATTCGTGATTCCGTTTTACCGCCAACGATTAACTACGAAAACCCAGATCCTGATTGCGATTTGGATTACGTTCCAAACGTCGCACGCAAAGCAAACGTGAGCAACGCCCTTAACAACAGCTTTGGCTTCGGCGGTCAAAACGTCACGCTTTGCATCCGCCGCGTCGAGTAA